The Halomonas qaidamensis genome includes the window GCATTACTTGGGGCCAACGTGTTGGTAACCGGTATTGTCCCTGCAGTTATTACCGGGCTGGTATGGCGATTAGTTGATCGACGGTTGCCGGATAACCTAATGGTGTTTCTATTTGCATGTGGCTTCTTTGGCGCTGCGCTAGCGACATTGGGTGGCGGTTTATCAGCGGTATTGTTAATAGTCGTTGCAGGTACTGATCCCGAGGCGATTTATTTAGCTCAAGAGTATGCGCGCTTTCTACCACTACTCATGCCCTCGGAAGCCTTCATTACTGGCATGCTGTTGAGCATTTTGCTGGTGTACCACCCGGGTTGGGTAGCGACCTTTAATGACCACCGCTATATAGATTCTCAATGATACTCCAGTAATGCTGAGGCATCCTCTATCGATTGCCTCAGCATTATTTACACTTTCTTATCCAAGCGCTTGGCCATTGCCGCCACGGATGACACCGACACCGACCCCTTCAATATCTAGCTGCTGCGTACGCAGATCAATTTCAATTGGTGCGAAATCATTATTTTCTGCCATCAACGTCACTGTATGCCCTTGACGTTTAAAACGCTTAACGGTCACTTCATCTTCCAGCCTTGCTACCACAATCTGGCCATCACGAACGCGATCAGTCCGATGCACAGCAAGCAGATCACCTTCTAATATGCCGATATCTTTCATGGATAAACCACGCACCCTAAGTAGGTAGTCTGCTTTAGGGGTGAAATATTCAGCCGGTAGCGGACAATAACGATCAATATGTTCAGCCGCTAAAATTGGGCTTCCTGCGGCAACTTCTCCAATAACGGGCAGGCCGTTATGTGGTAGTGGCTCTGCCTGCGCAGGGAGTGTTGTGGCAGGAACATCGCTTATCTCTTGGGGTTCTTGATTAGGTAAGCGTATCCCTCGCGAGGTATTGCGAATAATGCGAATGGCACCTTTGCGCTCAAGTGCTCTCAGATGCTCTTCGGCCGCGTTAGGTGAGCGGAATCCCAGTGCTTTTGCAATTTCCGCTCGGGTAGGTGGATAGCCAAATTCACCCATTGTTTTAACAATAAAATCAAAAACATGTTGCTGGCGCGCGGTAAGTGGGCGTGACATAACAACCTCCAAAAATTGGACAAGACAGTAACTACCTGTCGGCTTAAACAGTATGTGGTTAAGTATACAGTATGTTGCTCTGTCCAGTACATGGTAGAGCGCCCTACAGTGGCGCTATCGGTGGCCTCTTATTGGTAAGGAGATCTATACGAATGAGCGTGGTGTTATCTCAGTAGCGTATCAATTGTAGTGTTCGGCAGGCGTTTGAATATGCGCTTAAAGCGTCCGTTAGCGTTGAACAAAAAGCCAACGATAAGTGATTGAGCCAGCTTACGTTATGGCATAGTATTTAACGATGTTTTAAACACTCGTTTTCTGGAGGGCGCTATGGCGCAATCTGATACGGTAACGCGTATCCTTGATACTGCAGAGGTACTATTTGCTGAGCGCGGGTTTGCTGAAACGTCGCTGCGCAATATTACCAGCAAAGCGCGGGTCAATTTGGCTGCTGTTAACTACCACTTTGGCTCTAAGAAAGCACTTATCCAAGCGGTGTTTGCACGTTATTTAGATCCGTTTTCTGAGCGCTTTCATACTGCGCTTGATGAGCTTGAAGCGCACTATCACGGTGATGTAATACCCCTTGAAGTATTGTTGGAAACAATGGCGAGCACGGTGCTGACGGTACCTGCCGAGCGTAATAGTCTGAAGGTCTTTATGCGTCTCTTAGGGTTGGCGTATAGTCAGGCACAGGGCCATTTGCGACGTTACATTCAGCAGCAGTATGGCGATGTCTTTACCCGCTTTACAGAACTTGTGCGTCAAGCAACGCCTGATTTGCCTGATGCTGAACGTTTCTGGCGGCTGCATTTTATGCTTGGTACCGTGATCTTTACGCTGTCTGGGCTAGATGCACTGCGAGACATTGCCGCCAAGGATTATAATGAGCAAGTAACGGTAAGAGATTTGGTGAGACGCTTACGCCCAGTGGTGGTTGCCGCTATGAATGCGCCGCTGCCACCTGCCGCTGACGAAGGACATTATGCGAACGCCCACGCTAGCTGAGCTGCCGCCATTGGATGAAGGGTGGATAGAAATTAATATCCAGCAACAGCAATTGTGCTATTGGATAGGGCGCACGCCGCAATATACGTGCGCTGTATCAACGGGTGAAAAAGGCGTCGGGCAGCAGGAGGGAAGTGGTCAAACGCCTCGTGGGTGGCACTATATCCGTGCGTCAGTTGGTGACGGTCTACCTGACAATGCGGTTTTTCGTGGGCGTCGATGGACGGGAGAGGTATTTTCGGCAGCACTCGCGGAGAAATTTCCTCATCGTGATTGGATATTAACGCGTATTTTGTGGCTTTGTGGTTTAGAACTGGGGCTTAACCGAGGCGGTAGTGTTGACTCTCAGCGTCGCTATATCTATTTGCATGGCACGCCACCCGACCAACCAATGGGTATCGCTGCGTCACATGGCTGCATCCGGCTGCGTAATAGTGATCTGCTTTTTCTATTTAAGCACGCCCGACCTGGTACACCTGTCTGGCTTCATGATGGTCAAGCCTAGTCGATTCATTACTGATTTTTTGACACACGATGCTGATCAACTAAAATCAGTCACCCTTTTGTTGGATCCATCACAATGACTCACTCTTTAGGCCCGGTCATGCTCGACCTAGAAGGGCCACGATTAACGCAAGCTGAAAAACATCTTTTGATGGACCCTGCAGTGGGTGGTGTCATTCTATTTGCTAGAAATGTCGAAAATGCTTACCAGGTCCGAAAGCTTTGCAGTGATATTCGTCGCGTCCGCAGCGAGCTTTTGCTTGGCATTGATCAAGAAGGTGGCCGGGTTCAACGTATCAAAGAAGGTGTTACTCATCTTCCTGCTATGTCGCGTATTGGTGAACAATTTGTTGATGATCCAACGACAGGACTCACGTTAGCTAAAGATACTGGCTGGCTACTGGGTATGGAAATGGCTGCTTGTGGTCTTGATATTAGTTTTGCGCCTGTCTTAGATGTTGAAAGTGGCATATCCACTGTTATTGGGAATCGCAGCTTCAGCACTGACCCTGCCCATGTCGCGCTTTTGGGGCAGAGTTTTATTAATGGCTTGCATGAAGCAGGTATGGCTGCGGTAGGGAAACACTTTCCTGGTCACGGGGGTGTTGCCGCTGATTCTCATGTAGCGTTACCGGTAGATGATCGCCCCCTGTCAGTGATTAAACAGCATGACCTTGTCCCGTTTAGT containing:
- a CDS encoding L,D-transpeptidase, which codes for MRTPTLAELPPLDEGWIEINIQQQQLCYWIGRTPQYTCAVSTGEKGVGQQEGSGQTPRGWHYIRASVGDGLPDNAVFRGRRWTGEVFSAALAEKFPHRDWILTRILWLCGLELGLNRGGSVDSQRRYIYLHGTPPDQPMGIAASHGCIRLRNSDLLFLFKHARPGTPVWLHDGQA
- a CDS encoding energy-coupling factor ABC transporter permease, with protein sequence MSFAQSVLAPWALILTWLLSLSMLVWMLWLRPWQALFDDVALQHRWLAATVTVVLMWQLRAQAVDWLTLHLVFTVLMTLVFKMPLALISNILINVAMCAIGRNEWALLGANVLVTGIVPAVITGLVWRLVDRRLPDNLMVFLFACGFFGAALATLGGGLSAVLLIVVAGTDPEAIYLAQEYARFLPLLMPSEAFITGMLLSILLVYHPGWVATFNDHRYIDSQ
- the lexA gene encoding transcriptional repressor LexA, with the protein product MSRPLTARQQHVFDFIVKTMGEFGYPPTRAEIAKALGFRSPNAAEEHLRALERKGAIRIIRNTSRGIRLPNQEPQEISDVPATTLPAQAEPLPHNGLPVIGEVAAGSPILAAEHIDRYCPLPAEYFTPKADYLLRVRGLSMKDIGILEGDLLAVHRTDRVRDGQIVVARLEDEVTVKRFKRQGHTVTLMAENNDFAPIEIDLRTQQLDIEGVGVGVIRGGNGQALG
- a CDS encoding TetR/AcrR family transcriptional regulator, whose product is MAQSDTVTRILDTAEVLFAERGFAETSLRNITSKARVNLAAVNYHFGSKKALIQAVFARYLDPFSERFHTALDELEAHYHGDVIPLEVLLETMASTVLTVPAERNSLKVFMRLLGLAYSQAQGHLRRYIQQQYGDVFTRFTELVRQATPDLPDAERFWRLHFMLGTVIFTLSGLDALRDIAAKDYNEQVTVRDLVRRLRPVVVAAMNAPLPPAADEGHYANAHAS
- the nagZ gene encoding beta-N-acetylhexosaminidase, which gives rise to MTHSLGPVMLDLEGPRLTQAEKHLLMDPAVGGVILFARNVENAYQVRKLCSDIRRVRSELLLGIDQEGGRVQRIKEGVTHLPAMSRIGEQFVDDPTTGLTLAKDTGWLLGMEMAACGLDISFAPVLDVESGISTVIGNRSFSTDPAHVALLGQSFINGLHEAGMAAVGKHFPGHGGVAADSHVALPVDDRPLSVIKQHDLVPFSQLAAQLDGVMPAHVIYSAFDSRPAGFSPNWLGMLRESLGFKGCIFSDDLSMAGAHEAGDPKARASAALAAGCDMLLVCNDRSAALEIVESCQGMQSKRPTKLRYGRARPDLDALTALGRWRRTHAKLEALAT